GTACTTCGATCCTTTTCAGAAGTCCATGGAACCTTTTTTGTTAGTCACTGTGCGTACAAAATGCAGTGTATCTTATGTGTAATTCTTTTAGTAATTCATCTTTTCCCTTCCACAGCATAAAAGAAGCCTGCATTATCCTGAATCTGAATGTTGGCTCTGCCTTGCTTCTGAAGGATGTACTACAGTCAGcctcagaaaatgaagtgtCACTAAAGCCAAACCAGCCGTCAGCAACAGCAGCATTAAATGAACTTGGCGTTTACAAATTAGCTCAGCGGGATGTTGAGATTCTTCTCAATTTGAGAGCTATTTGGccaaatacaggaaaataaagacttCAAAATTGGTTAATAACTTGATCTAGATTacttatttcaaacaaaagcaaagcaaataagTTACAAGATAGTtgtgttattttcttccaaCACTGTGTGCTGTGTAATTGGTTTGATCTAATCTTACCATTTCTTATATgtgttcttttaaattatttgaaaagattGCAGATCTTACTTTAACGTAACCACCTTGTCATTACGTTTAGAAGCTAACAATCTTCCTTACTAGTGACCATGTTACTTGAACTGGCACACTCTCACTTAAACACGTGTTCTTATATCTCTAAATCCCAGGTAACAGGTGTTCTGTATTTGAAATACGTGTATGCAGGACCTGGGGTGGAATGAAGGAATTTGtccatttgtttcctttatttatatatatgttgttttgctgttaaCTTTAAAGTTAActttatttgctgtttcattACCAATGATTAACAAAGTAAGCTACTAGCTGAAGGAGGAGACTctagaacacttttttttttttttaaaaaaaaaaaaaaagaggtttctacttatttttaataaaataatcttacGAAGAAAGGCAGTTCTCCAAAGATACCCTTCCAGTCCCTGGGAAATGTAAACAAATTTTTGTCATTTGTCCTTTCCAGCTGATTGCTAATacagggaagagagggaaaaagaagagagtaCTGTTTCAAATCAGTTGTTCACAGCTgacacagcagcaaaagcatAGAGTAAAATgcctatttttaatatattaagcATACCACTCTTCCATCTAATACACAGCCCAGATCTCCAGCAACCTTTTCTTCCtaggaaaaaatagaagtgtACAGTTAGGTAAGTTGGGATATCTAGTTAGAGTTTTCTTTCACTCATTGTAACAGTTGCCAAAATAACCTCCCTAGAACCATTCTGTAACCATGAGAAATTACTGAGAAATTCTAAGCTTGTTTCAGCTAGGTGTTACTACCTCTGCTACATCAGGCAGAAACAACAATGTAGCTCAAATACTTCCCATTTCTGGACTAGTGCTCTCAGTCCTGGGCTTACCTGATGACTGTTTGTAGGAAGGAAATCTGATAGGCCTGCTTTGGGTGGGTCCTAATGTGAGATGGCTGAAGAAAGTGCTGAGCAAACCCATCAGGCTAGAGCAATAGCGTCTCTTTAAATCTTTCAGGGCAAAGCGGGTAAGCTTAAACCAGTGAGTCTTTTAATGACatgcttttgtaaataaaacGTAAGCCACAGCAAAAGATCTGCGCATAGCAACCCTCCACATACCCTTTCAATTATACTTACACTTCTTCCTTGAATGTGTCTAGTGTGACGTTCACATCATCACCAGTGTGCAGGTTGTCTGTGCTCAGTCCCAAAGTTTTCAGAGCTAAagttaagaaaacagaatttcctatataaatctggaaaaaataatttaacatctGAAAGTGGCCTAGatgcaataaacaaacaaacaaaaccaaacaaatgtGTAACTTCTTTTAACTTTCCAAGGTACAGGTAGTGTGGCCAGAAGTGCCATTGCTTTTAACGTACGCACACAGAGGGGGTTGAAACCTTTTTAAGACGatgcttttgaaagcattttaacaAAACTGTTCAAACAGCTAGGGGCGTGCTGATTGCTGTTCGGGTTGGACTGACCTTCTCGGTACTGCACAGGCGTGATGTAGCCCAGGTCTGCAACATCCAGCATCTGGAACATGGCAACCAGGTTGGACTCATCCATCAGGCACGGGTACCCCCCCTCACCTTGCCTGCCGGCCTTCACTCTTTCCAGCACCTGGACAAGGAACTGGCGAGGTCTTTCTGCAACAGAACCAAGCCACCGAGGTCTTTTTCTTCAAGGGAACCAAGTCACCAAGGTCTTTCTGCAAAGGCACCAAGTCACCAGTGCCGCCCGAccctcaccctgctcctgccGCTGTCCCTCAGCACCCCCGCCCAGTCCCCGGGCTGCGTCTCTCCTTCCAGCCAGCACCCTAAAGACCCCAAATCCCCGCTTTTTCCCCCCAATCCCACCCCACCACCGCGGGGGAGCCGCACCGGGCTGGTGGTAGAGCAGCAGGGCGCTGAGGCGGCGGAGCAGCTCGGGGATCCCGTGGCGCTCCAGGTAGTCGCGGCCCCCCTGCTCGCCCGCCGCCATCTCGCCGTTGCCAGGGGAGGCCTCGCACCCGCCGCCCGTTAAAACCGTTGGCCCTGAGGGGGAGAAGCTTCGAGAAAGAAGCCGCAGCCGGAGCCCTGGGGCCTGAGGAGGGCGGCGGGAGGAGACAGGGCGGCTGCGGGACGGAGCGTGGTCACCGGGGGGGAGCTTCGCCTGGATCCCGTCAGCGCCGGAGCGGAGGAGCGGCGCTTCCAAGTTACTAATCCGTAGCCCAGCCCATTCACGGGGACAGCGCCTTACACGCCGCTAACACCGCTGCTTTGCCGGTTCCAGCCCGTGTGTGGGCACCCAGCCGCCACCTTTGGGGGTTTTGCCCTCCGTTGCCCGCCGCCGGGGCCCCCGCGCGGCTTCAGTCAGCCGCGGTGAAGGCGGGAGGACGGCGCCGCCTCAGGGCGGAGGGCTGAAAGCGGCGGCCTGCCAGCGAGAACATCCCATCGTTAGACAGCAAAACTACGGGAAAACGGCTTTGTCGTCTGTCTGCTGTGCTTGGTAAGCTGCGGTACACCTCTGCGTGATGTTTGTTAAGAGAATGGTGCAGCAGAAGGCAAACCCCTCAGAGCATGTAACCGCGGCATCCCAGACACGCACCATTTCCAACAGGGTTTTACAAGATCCCACAGAAAAGTCCCGCTCCTACCTGCAAAACCAAGGAGAAGCAGCTAAGAGTGAGAAAGatgtaaacatttttactttgcttcCAGCACAGTCTGTGCAAACAGAGACGAGACATCAAGTACCCTTTCTATTGTGCTACCCACTGTGAGGAGaaagataatgaagaaaaatgtcccACTAAGAAAGGATAGAGTTCATGGTTACTGAACGCATTCCTGCATTTGACTTTTCTGCTACCTCTCAGAAGACTTTGCAAAGAACTAGCAAAGTTGGGGTTGTTTATTGttctttaaattcatttcaCTGTTAAGAAAGCACAAAGtgtttccttgaaaaatgtTCTGATAATGTATCGTGTAGGGGATTTATTATCCACAGCTCATGTGAAATTATCTGCTGAATGAGGGTTCTAAACGTGTGATAATTTAGGATAATATCTGAGAAGCTCACCTGGACTATTGTACGAGGTgactaagaaaaacaggatttgaCAAAACATCCGAAAGTTTTCTGGTTCCATTATAGCAAGATTGCTAAGTAAGGTTTAATCACAACTGCAACACTCTTGCCAAGTTCCTTGCTCCTGGAATTCAAGGAGACTTGGAGCAGACAGGGTGCAGGGAAGTCAGGCAGGGACTGCCAGCCTTTGGGTGGTGCGCTGCAAAGGCCAGAGGGTGGATGTAATGATCCGTCTGGGACAGAAGAGGAAATCCACACAAGAAATGGATGACCTCGACAGCCAACCCCCCGGTAAGCATCCAAGGCTGGATGAAATGGTGCGGCTCGGGAGGAAGAGGGAGTCCACCCACAAAGTGGATGACCTCAATGGCCAATCACCCTGTAAAGCGTAAAAGATGGATGAAATGGTGTGACTAGGGACAAAGAGGAAATCCACCCAGGAAACAGATGCCCGCAACGGTCAACCCCCCAGAAGGTGTCCATAGATGCATGATGGGGAAACAATGGTTGGGAACCCACGGAAAACATGTGAGCAGACCGCTGGGGGCTCGGCTGAGGAGAACATCCAGGACTTGGGCAGACGCCCACCAACAAAGTTGGTGCAGACCTCGCCACCCAAGAAATGGATGGATGGATTCTCCCCCTCCTTATTCACTGAGCTTGGTGACTGCAAGGCAGTTTCccactcctcactctcccagctgctgttgcccagcgttttttttatttttattttttatttctttctttcttaaatctacTCTCCCAGAGGTCCAACCAGCATTGCTcttggctcggctctggccagcagagggtctctttggagccagctggaactggcccttatctaacatggggcagcttctggactcttctcccAGAGGCCCATGTCACCTCTCTATGATGTCATCTTGCCCCCACCTCTATTAAGGGGTTGCCAAAGTGCCAGCAACTTAGTCCGGCAGCTTCCCGCTCCTGGAGTGCCACGGAGAGACTCGAAGGGCATTCGGAGAACAACTGATGGAGGGAAACCGGGCAGGGACTGCCAGCCTGTGGTGGCTTTGGGCAGTGCGCTGCAAAGTGCAGAGGATGGGCGCAACGATCCGTCTGGGACGGAAGAGGCAATacacagaaaaaaggaaagacctCAAGAGCCAACCCCCTCGGAAGCGTCCCAGGCTGGATGAGATGGAGCggctgaaaaggaagaggaaatgcGCAGAGGAAATGGATGACCTTGATGGCCAACCCCCCAAAAGCATCCAAGGCTGGATGAAACGGTGCggctggggaggaaaaggaactacacagaagaaatgcatgACCTTGAGAGCCAACCCCCCAATAAGCTTCAGAAGGTGGATGATGCACAGACGGAACTGGACCCACTGACAAAGTATTTGCGGACCATCAGGGCGTGGGTGGACATTAACAAAATGATGGCAATTTGGTACGGATGCCCACCAACAGCACCGGCGCAAGGCATCAGAGTTGAGCCTGAGAAGACCAACGTCCAGGCCACTGACAGACGCCCACCAACAATGTCAGTGAGGACCATCAGGATGCAAAATGAGACGATCCGTGTCCAGGTCAAGAACAGACGCCCACCAATGAAAGGAAACAGGGACAGACCATCAAGGCACGGCCTGAGAAGGATGATGTTCAGCCGCGGATGGAGTCGAGGGGAATGACTGTGGCCTTACCACAGGCAGGAAGCGTAGGTACATTAGTGCAGCTAGCCCCCGCTTGCCTTCTGCTTGCCACCAATACAAGACCTGTGAACTTTCAAGTGTTGTGTGAGCCCTCCTTTCCTGTCCTGCGCTGAGCCCCCACGCTATCTGAGAACCTTTcctttaagaaagcaaaaatgatttCTCAGTATACTGAGTCTCATTCTTGGAACAAGATCAAAGGAGGGCAAAGCTGTGGGGTTTATGTAGCTGCTTTCAGGATGTCTCTGAGGCACCGGGGTGGTGAGGCTCTGGGAGAGGCCAGCAGGACTCCTGGCTGCCCCTGGGGACACGTCTGTAACAGGGACAGCAAAGCGCCACTGTGCAAGGAGCATCCTCTGGAGCTGTTCAGTCTTGCACTTTGCTAAAATCCTTGAGACATTTTTACCACATGTGATTTCATCTAGCAAAGCCAAGCAAGTTTTAAGTCCCgtgctgaaaataatttagatgTTCTGAGACAcagtatcatttattttaaaaaaataaaaactaggCATTTTATGCTGCCTTGATTTCATCCACTCATAGCAGCTCAGCTACTTCAGAATGGTTTTGTACTAAGTACTAAGTACTAAGGTACTTTCTCTGTCGTgagctttcctcctgctgcatgTGTAAAAATGATTGTTATTCTTCTGGATCCCTGTGGGAGCAGGCAGGCCGTCATGTCCCCTACCCCCACATCTCTCCGTACATGCCCAAAGGGCAAGGAAggcccagagaggtggtggctCCTCTGGAGGATGCTCCAGAGCAGAAGTTTCTCATAGCTGCTCTTGCCTCTCAAGCAGTGCGCTTTCCACATGGGATCACAATCTCCACGTGAATCCCGCAGCTTAATTTTCAGAGCTCATCATTTTGTAGGCGTTAGCCAGGCAGCTGTGAGACAGGCTGTGCAGTGTGCTGCTATGTGAAGCGCTCTGTGAGCGCACCTCAGAAAGTCACCGCTGGCTCTGGAACATAGCAATTAACTGTAAAGGACAAAGATGAGGATGAATGCACATGTAGTAAAATTTCTACCTTTCTTTGCAGAGTTCCACATCTGCAGCCAGACGAACGTTAGCTGCTGACTGGAGGATTCTGCCTGGGAGcgctggctggctgcaggcgTGCAGACAGAATCCTGTCGTACCATCTACTGGCCTGCTGGGATAGCACACGCTGTGGAAATTGCCCATCCTCTGAATGAAGCAGCTATTGTTGATGTATTTGGTTTTTAGTTATTAGAATTAAAGTTGTGATTGTTTTAGGTGTTAAAATTAAACTTGTGaaacttttaattattaaattacttGTGAACCCCAATAGAAAGGAGTTTGCTGTGAATTTCTTGGGGGAAGGGACAAGATGAAGAATGCCATAGGTGCTGATTTAAAGTCGAACACGTGGAAAAAAGGAGGTAGAACATACTCTCTGCTTCATGCAGACCAGTGTGGTCAGCCAGAGAAGCTTGGTGTGGGCATCAGAGGCTTCCCTTGATATACACTGCTCTCACTAAAGCGCAGCACTCAATACTGcagtgggtttacgtggcaaggttttggttgcagggggccataggggtggcttctgtgagaaggatctagaagctgccccatgttagggAAGTGCcccgctgctgaccagagccaaaccaataagtgatgttgtttgtgcctctgtgagagcagatttaagaaagttggggaaaaaaataataaatgctgtgacacagcagctgggagagtgagaggagtgagaaccagccttgcaggcgccaaggtcagtgcaggaggagggcaggaggtgctccaggtgccggagcagaagtcccctgcggcctgtggtgaggcccctggtggagcaggctgtccccctgcagcccatgggtcccacatggagcagatctccacgctgcagcccctggaggagcccccggtgcagcaggtggatgtggcctggaggaggctgcggcccatggagagcccctgcaggagcaggccccgggccggagctgcagcccgtggagaggagcccacgcaggagcaggggatctggggggagctgctgcccatgggggacccgtgctggagcagtttgctcctgatggatggaccccatggtacaaACCCTTCTCTGGAGCAGgtcctgaagagctgctgcctgtggaaagcccctgcaggctcagtttgggaaggacggcatcccgtgggagggaccccatgtggagcaggggcagagtgaccatgaaggagcagaggagacaaagtgctataaACTGACCACAAACCCGATTCCCCCCACACTGCTCAGGgaaaggaggtggaagagggaagatagggaggggaaggtggtttgggtttctttcctttgggtCTCACTTCtttagtaaaatttattgcctattacatGTCTTCACAAGACATGCTCCTTTCCACCCCTCCTGCCTGCTAAGGTCAGCTCAGCAGGAAGGCAAACCacatagagtcacagaatcattcagtttGGAacagccctccaagatcacctggtccaaccctccccctaccaccaatgtcacccactaaccatgtccctaagcaccacatccaacctcaCCTTGAAGACCCCCAGGGgcggtgactccaccacctccctgggcaacccgtcccagtgcctgactgctccttctgagaagaaatgtctcctcatttccaacctgaacctcccctggcacaacttgaggccattccctctagtcctgtcacattacctgtgagaagaggccgacccccagctccccacagcttccctAGTAGTGGGATGGTTTTAGCAAATAATGCCATCTAATTTATTACACAATTAGCaaccctctgagtaaagatgTTTGTGATTCCTCAAAAACAAAGACTGATGTTCTTGGAGAACGTCTGAAATGCTTGGTTCTGTgaacttaaaaatacaaaaccaaaacaagaggTGTTAGAGTAGACAATAGTTTCTCTGCCTTACCCTATGCCGTCCCAGGTGCAAAGCAGGTAAATTTATTGGAACTCCATAATATGTCTCCAGGGAgatgcttaggaaaaaaaaagcaatggaatATTTATCCAAGAAAGATACATTAGAGTGAAAAGTAGAACAATATGGCCTTGGGTGTTACCAGCTCTGAGTGGGAGATACAGCTACTGAAAAAGTTGGTTAATGAGTAACAGACAGACCAGGCAATGAAGAGGGTTTGGTACTAGGAAAATGCCCTAAGGAGGCCCTACAGtgcatttcttcaaaaatgaCCCTACTAGATGAGTCCCTGAGGGAGGAGATGGATCACCACCGTTGCTCCCTTCACGTTTGGATCACCCGACAGGAGGGCTGTAGCCCAGCTTCCTGCTCACATGCAGCACTTCCCCTGGGAAGCGTCTATGCTCAGCGTGCGAAGCTGTATGGGCCTTGGATGCACTCTGCAAAACAGCACGAGTGAAAACCAGCTCTCTGCATCTCCTCAATAATGAAGAAGCAAACCTGTCGTGTTGGTGTCACTGCTCAGCCTGTAGGGCTGAAATACAAGCCCTAAAGGGATTAACACGGAAGGAATAACTCTACGCAAGgtcacaaagaaacaaagcaaaacaacagcaacaaaaatgacaacaaaacaaccaaacaactGACTATGGGTCAAAATAAGAGAGAACTGAAGGAAAGTGAAAGCAAATGGCTGCAGTTTAAGGGTGGAGCTGGCCAGAAGGGGAAGTTTTGTGCAGATGCTGTTGAGAGGTTCTTAAGACCGATGCCTAT
The nucleotide sequence above comes from Oxyura jamaicensis isolate SHBP4307 breed ruddy duck chromosome 1, BPBGC_Ojam_1.0, whole genome shotgun sequence. Encoded proteins:
- the EFCAB10 gene encoding EF-hand calcium-binding domain-containing protein 10 translates to MAAGEQGGRDYLERHGIPELLRRLSALLLYHQPERPRQFLVQVLERVKAGRQGEGGYPCLMDESNLVAMFQMLDVADLGYITPVQYREALKTLGLSTDNLHTGDDVNVTLDTFKEEVKKRLLEIWAVY